A genomic stretch from Oleomonas cavernae includes:
- a CDS encoding site-specific tyrosine recombinase XerD, whose protein sequence is MGEADSLIETFLEMMTAERNAAANTIASYRRDLADYAGFLVRQGRTLGQAAPEDVEAYFASVEGRGLKPATAARRLSALRQFHRFVLADGVRTDDPTSRIEAPRRGRRLPKYLSEEEVEALLQAAVKGIETAAGLSRQRRALRQLALVEMLYATGLRVSELVGLPLAALAHDPRFALVRGKGGRERLVPLSQPARAALSRWLEVRPAALLPKQAKWLFPAGTATGHMTRQHFAQGMKALAIEAGIEPERVSPHVLRHAFASHLLAHGADLRVVQTLLGHADISTTEIYTHVLDEKLRTLVNRHHPMAKLPRRTN, encoded by the coding sequence CTGGGCGAGGCCGACAGCCTGATCGAGACTTTCCTCGAAATGATGACGGCGGAACGCAACGCCGCCGCCAATACCATCGCCAGCTACCGCCGGGACCTGGCCGACTATGCCGGCTTCCTTGTCCGCCAGGGGCGCACCTTGGGGCAAGCGGCGCCTGAGGATGTCGAAGCCTATTTCGCCAGTGTCGAGGGCCGGGGCCTGAAGCCCGCCACGGCGGCGCGGCGGCTGTCGGCCCTGCGCCAGTTTCATCGCTTCGTGCTGGCCGACGGCGTGCGCACCGACGATCCCACCAGCCGGATCGAGGCGCCGCGCCGCGGCCGCCGGCTGCCCAAGTACCTGAGCGAGGAGGAGGTCGAGGCCTTGCTGCAGGCGGCGGTCAAGGGCATCGAGACGGCCGCCGGCCTGTCGCGCCAGCGCCGCGCCCTGCGCCAACTGGCCCTGGTCGAAATGCTTTATGCCACCGGCCTGCGGGTGAGCGAACTGGTCGGCCTGCCGCTGGCAGCCCTCGCGCACGATCCCCGCTTCGCCCTGGTGCGGGGCAAGGGCGGGCGGGAGCGCCTGGTGCCGCTGTCGCAGCCGGCCCGGGCAGCACTCAGCCGCTGGCTGGAGGTGCGCCCCGCCGCCTTGCTGCCCAAACAGGCGAAATGGCTGTTTCCGGCCGGCACCGCCACCGGCCACATGACCCGCCAGCACTTCGCGCAGGGCATGAAGGCCCTGGCCATCGAGGCGGGGATCGAGCCCGAGCGGGTCTCGCCCCACGTCCTGCGCCATGCCTTTGCCAGCCACCTGCTGGCCCACGGGGCGGATTTGCGTGTGGTCCAGACGCTTTTGGGCCATGCCGACATCTCGACCACGGAAATTTACACCCATGTGCTCGACGAGAAGCTCAGGACCCTCGTCAACCGGCACCATCCGATGGCAAAATTGCCGCGCCGCACAAATTGA
- a CDS encoding shikimate kinase, whose translation MDDDLQFNDAPHPAPPPFPLDRTVVLVGLMGAGKSSIGRRLAQRLHVPFIDADTEIEAAAGCSIDEIFERHGEAAFRDGERRVIARLLADHSPHILATGGGAFMDPETRTAIKAAATSIWLRADLDVLLKRVKKRNNRPLLKRGDPREILERLISSRYPVYAQADLTVESLDGPHEQVVEAVIEKIASLRRGTPGTPS comes from the coding sequence GTGGACGACGATCTTCAATTCAACGATGCCCCTCACCCGGCACCCCCGCCCTTCCCCCTCGACCGCACCGTCGTGCTGGTCGGCCTGATGGGCGCCGGCAAGAGTTCGATCGGCCGGCGGCTGGCGCAGCGCCTGCACGTGCCCTTCATCGATGCCGACACCGAAATCGAGGCCGCCGCCGGCTGCTCCATCGACGAGATCTTCGAACGCCACGGCGAAGCCGCCTTCCGCGACGGCGAGCGCCGGGTCATCGCCCGCCTGCTGGCCGACCATTCGCCCCATATCCTGGCGACCGGCGGCGGCGCCTTCATGGACCCCGAGACCCGCACCGCGATCAAGGCCGCCGCCACCTCGATCTGGCTGCGCGCCGATCTCGATGTCCTGCTGAAGCGGGTGAAGAAACGCAACAACCGCCCGCTCCTGAAACGCGGCGATCCGCGCGAGATCCTCGAGCGGCTGATCTCCTCGCGCTATCCCGTCTATGCCCAGGCGGACCTGACCGTCGAGAGCCTGGACGGGCCCCACGAGCAGGTGGTCGAGGCCGTGATCGAGAAGATCGCATCGCTGCGCCGCGGCACACCGGGAACCCCATCATGA
- the aroB gene encoding 3-dehydroquinate synthase, translated as MSETVRVPVALGERAYDIFIGAGVVERLGAGVRELFPRGRALIVTDEHVAPLHLAKAQASLDGAGVRHQAIVLPAGEGSKSFAMLERLMAHLLDARIERRDAVVALGGGVIGDLAGFAASIAKRGVDFVQVPTTMLAQVDSSVGGKTGINTSHGKNLVGAFHQPRLVLADIALLETLPRRELLAGYAEVVKYGLLGDADFFDWLEVHGPALVDGDRPARIEAVRRSVVAKARIVAADERETGERALLNLGHTFGHALEAATGFGPRLLHGEGVAIGMRLAFDLSVRLGLCPGQDAVRARRHMAAVGLPTAPADIEGAAGLGPALAPAALIGHMAQDKKVLDGKLTFILARGIGDAFITQDVPIEAVDAVLKAA; from the coding sequence ATGAGCGAGACTGTCCGCGTTCCTGTCGCCCTGGGCGAGCGCGCCTACGACATCTTCATCGGCGCCGGCGTGGTCGAGCGGCTGGGCGCCGGGGTGCGCGAGCTGTTTCCGCGCGGCCGGGCCCTGATCGTCACCGACGAGCATGTCGCCCCGCTGCATCTGGCCAAGGCCCAGGCCAGCCTCGACGGTGCCGGCGTGCGCCACCAGGCCATCGTCCTGCCGGCCGGCGAGGGCAGCAAGTCCTTCGCCATGCTGGAACGGCTGATGGCGCATCTGCTCGATGCCCGGATCGAGCGGCGCGACGCCGTCGTGGCGCTGGGCGGCGGTGTGATCGGTGACCTGGCGGGTTTCGCCGCGTCGATCGCCAAGCGCGGCGTCGATTTCGTGCAGGTGCCGACCACCATGCTGGCCCAGGTCGACAGTTCGGTGGGCGGCAAGACCGGCATCAACACCAGCCACGGCAAGAACCTGGTCGGTGCCTTCCACCAGCCGCGCCTGGTGCTGGCCGACATCGCCCTGCTCGAAACCCTGCCCCGGCGCGAATTGCTGGCCGGCTATGCCGAGGTGGTGAAGTACGGCCTGCTGGGCGACGCCGATTTCTTCGACTGGCTGGAAGTGCACGGCCCCGCCCTGGTCGACGGCGACCGGCCCGCGCGCATCGAGGCGGTGCGCCGCTCGGTCGTGGCCAAGGCCCGCATCGTCGCCGCCGACGAGCGCGAGACCGGCGAGCGAGCCCTGCTGAACCTGGGCCACACCTTCGGCCACGCGCTGGAAGCGGCGACCGGCTTCGGCCCGCGCCTGCTGCACGGCGAAGGCGTTGCCATCGGCATGCGCCTGGCCTTCGACCTCTCGGTGCGGCTGGGCCTGTGCCCGGGCCAGGATGCCGTGCGGGCGCGCCGCCACATGGCCGCCGTCGGCCTGCCCACCGCCCCGGCCGATATCGAAGGCGCCGCCGGCCTGGGCCCGGCTCTGGCACCGGCGGCCCTGATCGGCCACATGGCGCAGGACAAGAAGGTGCTGGACGGCAAGCTGACCTTCATCCTGGCCCGCGGCATCGGTGATGCCTTCATCACCCAGGACGTGCCGATCGAGGCTGTAGATGCCGTCCTGAAGGCGGCCTGA
- a CDS encoding ribbon-helix-helix domain-containing protein: MPIERGEAGMQVRNVRIQGRRTSIRLEPTLWEAVEEICHREQVDLAGLCERVSAGARGGNFTSALRCWVVDYYRRRPARAAE, translated from the coding sequence ATGCCGATCGAGCGCGGCGAGGCAGGCATGCAGGTGCGCAACGTCAGAATTCAGGGCCGGCGGACGAGTATCCGTCTCGAACCCACCTTGTGGGAGGCGGTCGAGGAAATCTGCCATCGCGAGCAGGTCGATCTCGCCGGCCTGTGCGAGCGGGTTTCGGCCGGGGCGCGCGGCGGCAATTTCACCTCCGCCCTGCGCTGCTGGGTGGTCGACTACTACCGCCGCCGGCCGGCGCGTGCCGCGGAATAG
- a CDS encoding calcium-binding protein, which produces MDFVGTNNNDTKQGTIDPDTFDMTQGGVDTVNGNGGDDKIDFGATLMAADKVNGGDGVDTLTLKGDYGAGLTFNSTTVRFVEKLEMTTGFSYDITTSNNTVAAGQAMTVSAYGVGFGGTGHYLHFNGSAETDGGFNVSDSYGDDILIGGQGADAMSMSYGGTDFVDGQGGNDVLVAENNFGAGDVFDGGAGSDVVYFRGVQPATVQLTGANFKNVETLNVTGDFGASFQAADSLLAAGQMLNIDVRSLAPGLSVVFNGSQETDGWFDFYDGAGNEVFTGGQSGDLFRAGYSGSDYFSGLGGDDSFYFNGGLDASDLVYGGSGYDTLDLTGDYSAGVYFADDGLAGLERVVLRSGFTYKLFLADGNLNTGESLLVSVSSALGSGNYAYIDASAETDAAYTMYDSAGNDTLIGGGGNDVFWLLEGGKDKVVGGGGSDTFVVDGPLSSGDSYNGGTGIDTLTIYNADGPAVVNLTLGKFSIGGVQGGTLTQIENISGSSFDDTLTGNNAANYVTGGLGADTISGGQGLDWLRGEDGNDTINGDAGADALEGGEGNDTLDGGTQNDSLSGGNGTDTLTGGAGNDTLHGGLMNDQLFGGLDLDALFGDEGHDRIDGGAGNDTLQGDAGRDTFVFATGTGVDTVKDFTNNYDYLDFTGSVANSFADIQSHMSQVGADVVIAFGTDKFILQGVNLGVLDASDFLF; this is translated from the coding sequence ATGGACTTCGTAGGCACCAACAATAACGACACCAAGCAAGGCACCATCGACCCCGATACCTTCGACATGACCCAAGGCGGCGTCGACACGGTCAACGGCAACGGGGGCGACGACAAAATCGATTTCGGCGCCACCTTGATGGCTGCCGACAAGGTCAACGGCGGCGACGGCGTCGACACGCTGACCCTGAAGGGCGATTACGGCGCCGGTCTGACGTTCAATTCGACCACGGTTCGCTTTGTCGAAAAGCTCGAAATGACCACGGGCTTTTCCTACGACATCACGACCAGCAACAACACGGTCGCCGCCGGCCAGGCGATGACGGTCAGCGCCTATGGCGTGGGCTTCGGCGGCACGGGCCATTACCTGCATTTCAACGGTTCGGCCGAGACCGACGGCGGCTTCAATGTCTCCGACTCCTACGGCGACGACATCCTGATCGGCGGCCAGGGCGCCGACGCCATGTCGATGTCCTATGGCGGCACGGACTTTGTCGACGGCCAGGGCGGTAACGACGTTCTGGTGGCCGAGAACAATTTCGGCGCGGGCGACGTGTTCGACGGCGGCGCCGGGTCGGACGTCGTCTACTTCCGCGGGGTGCAGCCGGCGACCGTCCAGCTCACCGGCGCCAATTTCAAGAATGTCGAAACACTGAACGTTACCGGCGACTTCGGCGCCTCCTTCCAGGCGGCCGACAGCCTGCTGGCCGCTGGGCAGATGCTGAATATCGACGTCCGTTCGCTGGCTCCCGGCCTCTCGGTGGTCTTCAACGGCTCCCAGGAGACGGACGGCTGGTTCGACTTCTATGACGGCGCCGGCAACGAGGTCTTCACCGGCGGCCAGTCGGGCGACCTGTTCCGCGCCGGCTATTCGGGCAGCGACTATTTCTCCGGCCTGGGCGGGGACGACTCCTTCTATTTCAACGGCGGGCTCGACGCCTCGGACCTGGTCTACGGCGGCAGCGGCTATGACACGCTGGATCTCACCGGCGACTATAGTGCCGGCGTCTATTTCGCCGACGACGGCCTGGCCGGGCTCGAACGGGTGGTGCTGCGGTCGGGCTTCACCTACAAGCTCTTCTTAGCCGACGGCAACCTGAACACGGGCGAATCCCTGCTGGTCAGCGTTTCCAGCGCCCTGGGATCCGGCAATTACGCCTACATCGACGCCAGCGCCGAAACCGATGCCGCCTACACCATGTATGACAGCGCCGGCAACGACACGCTGATCGGCGGCGGCGGCAACGATGTCTTCTGGCTGCTCGAAGGCGGCAAGGACAAGGTGGTCGGCGGCGGCGGCAGCGACACGTTCGTCGTCGACGGCCCCTTGAGCAGCGGCGACAGCTACAACGGCGGCACGGGGATCGACACGCTCACCATCTACAACGCCGATGGGCCGGCGGTGGTCAACCTGACGCTCGGCAAGTTCAGCATCGGCGGGGTGCAGGGCGGCACTCTCACGCAAATCGAAAACATCAGCGGTTCGTCCTTCGACGACACGCTGACCGGCAACAACGCGGCCAACTATGTGACGGGCGGCCTGGGGGCCGACACGATTTCGGGCGGCCAGGGCCTCGACTGGCTGCGCGGCGAGGACGGCAACGACACCATCAACGGCGATGCCGGGGCCGATGCCCTGGAAGGCGGCGAGGGCAACGATACGCTGGACGGCGGCACCCAGAACGACAGCCTGTCGGGCGGCAACGGGACCGATACGCTGACAGGCGGTGCCGGCAACGACACGCTCCACGGCGGTCTGATGAACGACCAATTGTTCGGCGGCCTCGATCTCGACGCCCTGTTCGGCGACGAGGGCCACGACCGGATCGACGGCGGCGCCGGCAACGACACGCTGCAGGGCGATGCCGGCCGCGATACCTTCGTCTTCGCGACGGGCACGGGCGTGGATACGGTGAAGGACTTCACCAACAACTACGACTACCTGGACTTCACGGGCAGCGTCGCGAATTCCTTCGCCGACATCCAGTCGCACATGTCGCAGGTCGGGGCCGATGTGGTGATCGCTTTCGGGACCGACAAGTTCATCCTGCAAGGCGTGAACCTGGGCGTGCTCGACGCGAGTGACTTCCTGTTCTGA
- a CDS encoding BolA family protein, which translates to MADRIREKLEQALAPTLVEVVDDSARHAGHAGHREAGETHFNIKVVSAAFAGQGRVARHRQVNALLAQEFADGLHALQLTLLAPGER; encoded by the coding sequence ATGGCCGATCGAATCCGCGAAAAACTCGAGCAGGCGCTGGCGCCGACCCTTGTCGAAGTGGTCGACGATTCCGCCCGTCATGCAGGTCACGCCGGCCACCGCGAGGCAGGCGAGACCCATTTCAACATCAAGGTCGTCTCGGCCGCCTTCGCCGGCCAGGGCCGGGTCGCCCGCCATCGCCAGGTCAACGCCCTGCTGGCCCAGGAATTCGCCGACGGTCTGCATGCCCTGCAACTGACGCTGCTGGCGCCGGGGGAGCGTTAA
- a CDS encoding J domain-containing protein, producing the protein MSRKESAYPRRAANGPRETPALRVCAADGCACPGEYRAPRSRDPADEPLWFCLDHVREYNKSWNWFDGMGQDEIERYQSQNSTWQRPTWRLGERSAGSRANNGDTASHHDPFDLLGEAGYRFDGKAKAGAVPEARRISPEDKHALAVLELDAGVSAPDVKSRYKALVKRYHPDRNGGDKSAEARLREVIDAYRHLRTKGFMREEATR; encoded by the coding sequence ATGTCCCGGAAGGAAAGCGCATATCCGCGCCGGGCCGCGAACGGCCCCCGCGAAACCCCGGCGCTGCGCGTCTGCGCAGCGGACGGTTGCGCTTGCCCGGGCGAATACCGGGCGCCGCGCTCCCGCGATCCGGCCGACGAGCCGCTGTGGTTCTGCCTCGATCATGTCCGGGAATACAACAAGTCGTGGAACTGGTTCGACGGCATGGGCCAGGACGAGATCGAACGCTATCAGAGCCAGAACTCCACCTGGCAGCGGCCGACCTGGCGCCTGGGCGAGCGCTCGGCCGGCAGCCGCGCCAACAACGGCGACACGGCCAGCCACCATGACCCCTTCGACCTGCTGGGCGAGGCCGGCTATCGCTTCGACGGCAAGGCCAAGGCGGGCGCCGTGCCGGAAGCCCGCCGCATCTCGCCCGAAGACAAGCATGCCCTGGCCGTGCTGGAACTTGACGCCGGCGTCAGTGCCCCGGACGTCAAGTCGCGCTACAAGGCGCTTGTGAAACGCTACCATCCTGATCGCAACGGCGGGGACAAGTCCGCCGAAGCCCGGCTGCGCGAAGTGATCGATGCCTATCGGCACCTGCGCACCAAGGGCTTCATGCGTGAGGAAGCAACCAGGTAA
- the cobS gene encoding cobaltochelatase subunit CobS produces the protein MTATATAAPREGMPDIKVSARQLFGIDSDLEVPAFSTANEYVPDVDESYRFDRETTLAVLAGFAYNRRVMIQGYHGTGKSTHIEQVAARLNWPCIRINLDSHISRIDLVGKDAIVLKEGRQVTEFREGILPWALQSPTALVFDEYDAGRPDVMFVIQRVLEVEGRLTLLDQNRVIRPHPGFRLFSTANTVGLGDTTGLYHGTQQINQGQMDRWNIVVTLNYLPKEQEVAIVLAKSPSFDTAEGRKSINAMVGVAELSRAGFIAGDISTVMSPRTVITWAENARIFNDIAFAFRVTFLNKCDEVERATVAEYYQRCFGKELPESAANIRMS, from the coding sequence ATGACTGCAACCGCCACCGCTGCGCCCCGCGAAGGCATGCCCGACATCAAGGTGTCGGCGCGCCAGTTGTTCGGGATCGACAGCGACCTCGAAGTGCCTGCCTTCTCGACGGCGAACGAATATGTTCCCGACGTCGACGAGAGCTATCGCTTCGATCGCGAGACCACCTTGGCCGTGCTCGCGGGCTTTGCCTATAACCGGCGCGTCATGATCCAGGGCTATCACGGCACCGGCAAGTCGACCCATATCGAGCAGGTGGCGGCGCGCCTGAACTGGCCCTGCATCCGCATCAACCTGGACAGCCACATCAGCCGCATCGACCTGGTGGGCAAGGATGCGATCGTGCTGAAGGAAGGCCGCCAGGTCACCGAGTTCCGCGAAGGCATCCTGCCCTGGGCCCTGCAAAGCCCGACCGCCCTGGTGTTCGACGAATACGACGCCGGCCGGCCCGACGTGATGTTCGTGATCCAGCGCGTGCTGGAAGTCGAAGGCCGCCTGACCCTGCTGGACCAGAACCGCGTCATCCGCCCGCACCCGGGCTTCCGCCTGTTCTCGACCGCCAACACGGTCGGCCTGGGCGACACCACCGGCCTCTATCACGGCACCCAGCAGATCAACCAGGGCCAGATGGACCGCTGGAACATCGTGGTGACGCTCAACTACCTGCCCAAGGAGCAGGAAGTGGCGATCGTCCTGGCAAAGTCGCCCAGCTTCGACACGGCGGAAGGGCGCAAGTCGATCAACGCCATGGTCGGCGTCGCCGAGTTGTCGCGCGCGGGCTTCATCGCCGGCGACATCTCGACCGTGATGTCGCCCCGCACCGTGATCACCTGGGCCGAGAATGCGCGCATCTTCAACGATATCGCCTTCGCCTTCCGGGTGACCTTCCTCAACAAGTGCGACGAGGTCGAACGGGCGACGGTGGCCGAGTACTACCAGCGCTGCTTCGGTAAGGAACTGCCCGAGTCCGCCGCCAACATCCGCATGTCCTGA